From the candidate division WOR-3 bacterium genome, the window TTAATAGACCTGCGCCATCCGCAAATCCTTCAAAGGTCTATGTCTGGAAAAGTGATGGCAGTATCCTTTCCGGATTTCCGGTTTATACTTGCGGGACAGTTGAAGCTCCGGTTATTGGAGACCTTGATGGTGATGGTACAAAGGAAATCATAGCGGGTGCTTATTGTAATGGAGAGCATGACAGTGTTTATGTCTGGAATAACGAGGGTGTTCTGGAACCGGGATGGCCTGTTGAGGCACAGGCATGTTTGCGATCAACTCCTTCACTTGGAGATTTAGACCTTGATGGCGATCTTGAAATTCTTATAGGAGGTATGGATTGGGTCTCGTGGCGAGGTCAAGTGTATGCATTTCATCATGATGGAACCCCAGTACAGAATTGGCCTGTAAGTGTGGGTACAGGAGGAAATATTACTTCTTCTCCAATTATAGCGGATATTGATGGTGATACAAGTCAGGTTGAAGTAATATTTAAGGGGGCAGATACTATTTACGCATTTCATGCTGATGGTACGCAGGTTAATGGCTTTCCATATTTTCTTGATGATCAGTCTATGACACCTCCTAAACCAACTCCTGCTGTTGGAGATCTAGATTCAGACGGCGATATTGAAATGGCATTTGCGTCGGTTGCCGGGGAGATTCATTTTTTTGATGAACCCGAGCAATGTTTTCCTGATATTATGTTGTGGACGATGTATAGACACGATTGCAGAAACACAGGATTTTACTATTCAAAAAATACAGGTATAAAATCATCAGGTAAGATTGGAAAATCCAGCAGTATTAAACTTAGCTGCAATCCCAACCCGTTCAGCAAAACTACAGTGATTAGTTTTCAGTGCCCACTGATTAGTGAGAAGGAAAAGATTACACTAAGTATTTACGATTTGAGTGGAAGATTGGTAGAATCATTTAGATTTACCACTGACCACTTGGCACCAAGTACTGCTGTAATCTGGGATGGTCGGGATGATTCAGGGAAAAAACTCAGCAGTGGGGTCTACTTTTTGAGGTTTGAGACAGGAGAGGTTTCTTTAACCAAGAAACTCCTGCTTTTGAGATAGCAGAAAGGAGGGTGTATGATCAAATATTTTACTCTTGATGATTTTTTTTCATCGGATTAAACCGATTGGTATTGGGTCTGAGAAGCGATTTCCGCGGATCAGGGATATCGGAAGATACCAATGTTGGTGTTAGCACTCAGGTGCCGGGAGGAAAGTCTTGATAGTGATGATATAGGGAAGTATAATTAAAATAATGGGTTACCGAATGTCTATCCAACGGGAAATGGTTAAACCGGGATTACGGGGGGAGTTTGTGCTAACCGTTTTGATAACTATTCATTATATATTAAATTGCTGATATGGGTTGGAAGGAGGTGGGGTATGGCTATAGAAATGATGTTCCTTTCTATCCTCTTAGTGAGTCAACCACCCTGGGAGCATAGATATGAAGCCGATTCGCTTCCAACCCAGTATGGTGTGGAACGAATAATGTCATCGGGATACACGGAGGAGGTTTCTGGAGGGTTGCTCACGATAACGGGCCCAGCCAAGGGCCTTCTCTACTATAAGCGAGGTGGTCCATCAGGTGATAGGATCACGGTAGAAGCAAGGGGCGAAGTAAACGATCCTTCTGCTGGAGGGTCACAGATAGGCCTCTCTGCCCCTAACTATGGTTATAAAAATGTGATGATCAAATACGATGAGATCTGGGATGTCCCGGTCACCGGAGGTGAATTCCACACCATCTTCTTGGCATTAAATAATGCTACCGGTCTACTCCAGATGTGGATCGATGGTGAATTTAAGAAGGAAGCGACAGTCGGAGGCCCTTTCTCTTTTGCCGTGTTTTTTGGAAAAGAATGGGTTTACTGGAACCCCTTGAATTCCACCTGGAATTATGTCTATTATGTTCGAGGTTATTACCAACCTGGGACAGAAGAAGTAAAAGAAGATATTACCGGGAATAGACTGCAGGTCTCACCTAGCCCCTTCACCTGGCAAACGAAAGTCTTGGGGCATGAGGATGAGGTGGATATTGAGAAAATTGGTTTGAGAACCTGGAAAGAAAAAGAATTGGGATTAACTGACAAGGGACACTGGGGAGTAAAAGATGTGGAAGATTGGATCTAAGGCTTTGTCTTTCCTGAAACGAGTTCAGGATGACATTTCTTCCACACAAAATGGTTAAGAGCCGAAAGGAGGAGGTGAATGATGGCCTTTATAATTATTTGTTTATTTTCTCAACCGATGTGGCCGACCTTCCAGTTCAACAATCAGAGGACGGCCAGGTCTCCTTATATGGGTCCTGAGGAAGCGGATATCCTCTGGACATACGCACCGGGTGGCGGTATCACCTGGTCTTCGCCGGTAATAGGTGAAGATGGAACCATCTATTTTGGGTCCCAGGATGGCAACCTCTATGCGATAAATCCCGATGGCACCCTCAAGTGGACCTATGGGACAAACGGTGCAATTCAATCTTCCCCGGCAATCGGTGCTGATGGCACAATCTATATCGGTTCGGACGATGGCAATCTCTATGCCATTGAGGATTCGATCACCTATGGTAAATTGAGATGGAAACACGAGGTGATCAATCCCCAGTATCCACCCCGAGGTCCGATTATGATAGCTGATGGCACCATCTATGTTGCGGCGGGCCATCTCGAGGCTCTCGACGAGAACGGAAACCTCAAATGGGATTATAATACCGGTATCTCTGGATCCCCACACGGCACCGCACTCTCTCACGACGGTTCTACCATCTATGTTGAACACGCAACCATATCTGACTATTACCTTACTTCCTTAGACACCAGTGGCAGTATAAATTGGGAGCGAGACATTGGTGCTGCCCCTATTGACTTCTCCAATTCGACACCCACGGTCGGTTCTGATGGGGTGATCTATTTTCCCACTGGTTATGGAGGTCCGCTCTATGCAATAAATCCAAATAGTATAATAAAATGGAATTGTCCCGGTCTGGGAGACCTCAGGTATACCTCACCAGCTATTGGGGCAGGCGATACCATCTATATGGCGGGTGGGTTCGGTAAGAATTTTCACGCGATTGCTCCGGCTGGCACCAAGGTCTGGACATTCAACACCACCAATTATGTTCTATCATCGCCGATCATCGATGGGAATGGCACCATCTATATTGCCTCCTATGATACACTCTATGCTATTAATCCAGATGGAACAGTAAAATGGACATTACAGGTTGAATCCCCCACAGTTTCTACTCCTGCAATGGATACATCGGGAAACATATACATCTGTTCAGCAACCCGATTGTATGCGATAGGTCCTGAGATTGGAATTGCTGAAAGACCGAACAGTAAATCAGTAAAGGATTTTTCCTTGCAAATCTATCCGAATCCATTTAGCAAAAAGACCGAAATCAGGTGGACATCAGGCACTGGGCACTCGGCGTTAGGAGAAAGTGCCATAACCAATGACCAATACCCGATGACTATTTCTATTTATAATGTAAGCGGAAGGTTAATAAAATCCTTTTCACTCTTCACTCCTCACTCTTCGCTCATCTCTTCTGTATCCTGGGATGGGACTGATGATTCAGGGCACAGGGTTCCTGCTGGTATCTACTTTGTGCAGCTAAAGACAGATAACTATAAAAGGGCTGAGCAAGTGGTTTTGTTAAGATAAAGAGGAAAAAATGACCGGGACAAAAAGATTAAAAGCTAAGGGTCTATGTATTGGTTTGTTAATGACCCTTCTTATCCCAGGTGTTCTCTTCACGATTCCTTTAGAGGAAGCACCTTTTTGGCAATCTGCTATCGTTGATGAAGACAGTAGAGATATTGCCCTTGGTGATATGGATCGTGATGGAGACCTGGACCTTGCTGTGGTCTCAGAGGTATCAAAAACAGCATACA encodes:
- a CDS encoding T9SS type A sorting domain-containing protein, which gives rise to MFIRLQGIVIFFIVTAVTFYCQVLGATIEPAWIHNTGETMLASITFADFDLDSIGDVIAMGSYGTIFVWDIQGNTLTGWPVSYSENTPATPAIGDVDGDGDMELIVGSWHHLYVYNHDGTQYPGWPRSYGTFSSSTLEDLDSDGDMEIIYPGKGSVLYVFEADGSNFPGFPVTIPDSSPNYIGACSVADIDGDGFCEIVAGLNRPAPSANPSKVYVWKSDGSILSGFPVYTCGTVEAPVIGDLDGDGTKEIIAGAYCNGEHDSVYVWNNEGVLEPGWPVEAQACLRSTPSLGDLDLDGDLEILIGGMDWVSWRGQVYAFHHDGTPVQNWPVSVGTGGNITSSPIIADIDGDTSQVEVIFKGADTIYAFHADGTQVNGFPYFLDDQSMTPPKPTPAVGDLDSDGDIEMAFASVAGEIHFFDEPEQCFPDIMLWTMYRHDCRNTGFYYSKNTGIKSSGKIGKSSSIKLSCNPNPFSKTTVISFQCPLISEKEKITLSIYDLSGRLVESFRFTTDHLAPSTAVIWDGRDDSGKKLSSGVYFLRFETGEVSLTKKLLLLR
- a CDS encoding T9SS type A sorting domain-containing protein, producing the protein MMAFIIICLFSQPMWPTFQFNNQRTARSPYMGPEEADILWTYAPGGGITWSSPVIGEDGTIYFGSQDGNLYAINPDGTLKWTYGTNGAIQSSPAIGADGTIYIGSDDGNLYAIEDSITYGKLRWKHEVINPQYPPRGPIMIADGTIYVAAGHLEALDENGNLKWDYNTGISGSPHGTALSHDGSTIYVEHATISDYYLTSLDTSGSINWERDIGAAPIDFSNSTPTVGSDGVIYFPTGYGGPLYAINPNSIIKWNCPGLGDLRYTSPAIGAGDTIYMAGGFGKNFHAIAPAGTKVWTFNTTNYVLSSPIIDGNGTIYIASYDTLYAINPDGTVKWTLQVESPTVSTPAMDTSGNIYICSATRLYAIGPEIGIAERPNSKSVKDFSLQIYPNPFSKKTEIRWTSGTGHSALGESAITNDQYPMTISIYNVSGRLIKSFSLFTPHSSLISSVSWDGTDDSGHRVPAGIYFVQLKTDNYKRAEQVVLLR